In Fusarium oxysporum f. sp. lycopersici 4287 chromosome 9, whole genome shotgun sequence, the genomic stretch TCCTAAAGTTTTGGCTGGCCCATCTGACAGACTAAGCACGCTATTCGAACTTCCCGTGGGCCCCTACGCTGTTACCCTTGTCAAATCGATAAGCCCACCCGACCGCATAGCTCAAGCCAACAAGGGCCCAATGTCGCCGAAACGTTGAAGAACAATGCTCCCTCTAACCTTGAGTTCGCACTGAACACTCACACGACAATCACTGAGCAATGGAACGACcgatcttgatctcctcATAACAGCTCCTTTTAAAACCCTCGAATCCCATTCCGACATGCCGTCGAATGCCTCGAAAATCATTACCCCTGCTACCAGACACGCGACGCAACTCCCTATAATTCCACCATCATTATCACTCCCGACGGCGACGACCTGATCGACTGCTTTACTCACTAATATTTGGCTCCGGCCGCACAATACTTAGTACACGATGCCAGGCTATAGTGCTAACGCGCAGGCTGCGCTTATAAAAGCCGTAAGTGTCTTCGAGGAAGAGCCCTCACCGTCTTCTAGCTCCAATCTGACCGAAGATGCCCCTCAGATCAAACGAGTCTTCGAGCCGAAACGCATGGTAGAATCAGTCGAGGACCTCATCGACGGTGTCACCCTTGGTCTAATTTTACATCAACTGGATCCTAGCTTTGACACGTCCGCCCTCGAGACAAATTCCAATACATCCCGCTACTTGACAAACAAGCGCAACATTCAGAGCATCTACAAGGGTCTCTTCCGCTACATTCGACGAGCAGTTCCCGAGCTTGCTTGTCAGGCAAAGAAGTTCGACTACCATGCAATCGCCGAGAATCCTGATGCTCAAGGCATCAGTCAGGTAAATCTCTCTTCTGTACAGTCATGGTACGTACGGCTAACTCTACAGCTATTGGCTGTCATGTTGGGAGTGGCCGCACTAGGCCCCGAAGCCCAGCATTATATTCCTCGGATAACAGGTCTCGACAAACATACTCAGGCAGAGATTATGCAAATAATCCAGACAATACAACAGGATATCAACAGTTCACAAGGCGACGACGATGtggatgaagccatcgacgCTGTTATGGAGGCGCGAGACATCGATCTACTCGTTGAAGAGCAGAATGCAGCCTTGCGGTCACAACTTGACTTAACAAAGAGACAGCTGTCAGATTATATCACCAGGCTTGATCATTTACAAACAAGTCACGAGGAGCTCCGGTttgataaagagaagaacgaCCGGGAACTGGAGGTCTTGCGGAAGGCCACTATAGATGGTGCTAACAATGCCGAGATGATCAAGAACCTAGAGATTCAGGTGCATGACCAGATGGAACTCATTGCTAGACATGAGGAAACAATACGAAGAGACGAGCGCATCAAGTCGCaacttgaagctgaagtcCTCAAATTGACAGAAAAATGTaaagaggcagaagagcttCGCGACCAAGCAACGGAATGGAAACACAAAGCtgaggatcttgagaagaaagCCAATACTGCAGAGCGGTATAAGCAGAAACTCGAGTCCCAGCAACATCTCGTCAAGGAGGTGCAAAATCTACAGTATGAGAAGACAGAGTTACAAGACCAGATTAAAATCCTGCTGGAAGACCAAGATAGGGGGACTCGTACGAGGAAAGCAGAGGATGAGTTAACCAAGATGATTACTCAGTCCGAGCAACATCTTTGGGACGAACGCAGCCAAAAGAACCAGCTGATAAAGGACATCGCGGCACTGGAGGACGAGGTGATTCGTTTGAGGGCACGTCAAAGCCACGATgagaacttcatcaaggATCTCCAGGAGCAACTAGAGAGCGGAGGAGCCGCACAAAGTGCAGAACCCGGCGCGTTAGGTGTGGCAGGAAATCTCGAGGATGAACTTAACGATGCAGCTACCGAGGACGGCCAACCTAGCCAAGTTAACCTACCCCTAGAACTATCTCGCCTAAAGGCCGAGAACGATTTGTTGCGTAGCACAGTCGGTTCTGGGGATACTGCGCCGCTACGCCGAGAGCTGGACGAAGAGAAGCGACAACGTGCTCACCTTCAAAAGAACTATAACGACATTTTCGAAAAGCATGCTGTTTTGCATGATCAAATGGAGGCTCTGATCAACAACATGACCGGCGAAGGGTTAGTCAAAGCAATTGATGAAGCCGATGCTCCTGATGGGAATCACATACTTACTTCGGATTACTACAGGACCAAGGCCTTTCTCAACATTAAGCAGTCATTATTGCAGTGCGAATTCGAACTCGAACAgtcgaagaagagggagaaggacCTCTCCGTTCAGGTGGCAGATCAAGGCCGCGAACTTCTTGCTGCTAAGGCTCAGCTCTCGGCTCTTGACAAAGAGGGGGCAGATGCTCTTAAGGAGCTCAAGAGCGCTGATGTTaccatcatctcatccctcAAGTCTGAGCTCGACTACACAAGAGAGCAGCTCAGCTATACCATTGCTGAACGAGATGCGCAGCAAACCCAGCTTGTCGATGCTCTCCTTACCAAGGATAAGCTACGTaaggaggttgaagagggcCGGGAGCTGCAAGACATCAATGGCACAGGCGATGCACCACCTGACCCCAGCAAGAAGGGCGAGCTGATTGAGAAGCTGCGTGCCCGCCTCAGAGAAATCCGCGAGGTGAGTCCATTTTTTGATGCAATTATTAATGGTGATGGGGAAGACCCAGTGGTCCCAGACAAAGATAGCCAGACGTCGTTAGAAGACGATGCCGCTTGGCCTTTGAATACCACATTTGCAGATGGTGGACCGAGTTCATTGCTAGATCCCATTGGGACTGAGATCCCGAGACCTGCTTCTGCACTGCTACCCCTGCGTCCCCTCCAGCGAGGGCAAGTAGGGGAGCTAGAGGGACCTATTGATATGCATGCGCAATCCGGTAGATTGAGTTGGCTGACAGATATGTTCTAGCAACTTGAACGATCAGAGACGGACAGGATCGACCTACAACGTAAACTCAAGGCTGCACACGATGGGGAGGCCGTGGCTGCACAAAAGGTAcgttttatttcttcttgtgTATATAGTAACATCATCTGTTTTCATCATGTTTTTCTTGCTGTGACTGGAACCTGTACTGATTATCCGTGACTCAAGGCCGCGAGCGATCAAATTATCCGGAACCTTGAAAGAGAGAAcgctctcatctcatcagcatGGTATGATCTTACGAGCCGGCTTCAGAGCAACCATGTCGTTTTGCAAAGGCGGCACGAAGCTCCGCGGAGCTGGCTTAACAAGCAGAGGCAGATGGTCAATGGTCAGTTGCGCTTCCGCGACTCGCTCTACCTCTACTGACCTTCCCCTGTCAGCGACCCCGAAGCGATAGGTACTCGCGGGGTGAGAAATCCCTTGCTATTTTATGATAAGACTCAACGAATTACGCTCTCAAGTTGTGTGACATAACTCTtactacctaccttaccAAACGCCAGTCTCTCCCTCGACGTATTCACTCCCACCCATACTGGCTTATTTTACCCGGCCCTCAAGATTGCCCCTTATCCTTTCTTGATCCCGACATTCTCATAATTGCCGACACCGCCTTGGAAATCAGGGTGTCGTATTTTCCTCTTTCTATTTTTGAAGCATTGCGAGGGAGCTTGGTGTGTTCCTTAAAAACGGGCGTACTTGCTTGGTAGACTGGTGGCTAGGAGGAGAATTTCTGCATTCAAACAGAATGCTTTCAATGATATCATTAGTATAGATGTTATGCCGAGGAGTCCTATATAGGGCTCCAAATGCGTTTCAATAGAGACTCAGGCCAAATATTGCAGAGTCATAGTTTGATCAATATTGAAACTGAGGTTGTGTAAGTCGATTTTAGGACTATGATCTGGGTAGGGGGTTCTAGTCTATCTGAGACTAAGCCCATAACTGTGCCATGTATATTTTGAGGAGGACGATATGTCGTCAAAACATAGCCTCATCTGCATTCCATCTTCACGAGAAACAGTTAGGCCAGATATAGTTAACGCTTCGAAAGCCAACTTTCTGTTGGTTGGAAACTATTGTAAAAAGACATTTTGATACATGGCTAATCGTCGTCCAAAGTAGGTAGCTTTTTCCACACATGGCCAAACAAGACCGCACCGCAGACAAACCCTCTACCTTTTAACGCCTCTTTTGCCTGGAAGATTGGACTCTCCACTCTCCCTTTCGCCTCCCCCAGTTTACAGTTCATACCGTTCATATATCCAAGACGAGCTGGCTTTTATTTTCACTCAGCATTCGTCTTGTTGCCTCAGCCGCACCAAATGGCAGCTGGGAGAAGTCAACCACTCCGGGCAGAATTTAAGCTCGCTTCTCGTTAAGGACCTTAAGCATGTTCTTCCACACTTGGCCAGGTTCTTGGCTGGCGTCGAGGCCGCTCCAAATACCAGTCTTCTTGTAGTAACCCACAACAGGGGCGGTCTGCTTGTGGTAGGTAACAAGACGCTTCTTCAGAGCCTCGGCGTTGTCGTCACTTCGCTGGATAAGAGGCTCGCCAGTAATGTCGTCCTTCATGTACTCCTTGGGAGGGTTGAAGGTGGTGTGATATGAGCGTCCGGAAGCGGGGTGGACTAATCGTCCAGTGATACGGGCAACGAGAAGAGAGTCGTCGATCTGGAGCTCGACGGCATGCTGGAGCTTCTGGTTACGCTCTGTGAGCATGGCATCGAGGCTCTCGGCCTGGGGGACAGTTCGAGGGAAACCATCGAGGATGAAACTGAAGCGCGAATTATTAGTATCCTGTTTCGTCGATCACGTCGGTGTAGATCGAGATTTGCGGGCTCAAAACGTCTGGAACCCGAAAACCGTGGAATAATGCAACTCACCCGCCCTGGCACTCCTTGTTGCTGTTAAGCTCCTCCTTAATCATGCCAATCATGATGTCGTCGCTGACCAGACCGCCCGCAtccatgatcttcttggcctcgacACCGAGAGGGGTCTTCTTAGCGACCTGGGATCGCAGCATGTCACCGGTAGCCTGCGCAAGAAAAATACATGTTAGAAGGCCGAGACTTTGAATGGCTGTGTTTTTGCGACGCGAATTAACGTACCAAGTGACAGCAAGAGAAGcgctccttgatcttggggGCCTGGGTTCCCTTTCCTGGGAAGCACAGTTAGTAAAAGACTAAGCGAGCATTTGCGGCGCAAAAACACTCACCAGCACCAGGAGGACCGATGAGGATCATTCGGATCTCTTCAGTAGAGACGGGACCGCCAGTGGCTCGcgcctcgagcttcttgatgcGAGTGTCAATGGTGCTAATAACATCCTTGAGCTGCTTAAGCTCGTCCTCAATGAAACCCATTGTTGCGGTTGCGGAAGATGAATTTGGAACTGGAACTTGTTCTGGCGGGCAATTGGAAGAGATCTTGGGAGATCCAGAGAAGCAAAGATGAAATTGACGAGAGACTTTGTTCTTCGGTGTGAGGCTGAGGGGAtcgaagtggaagaagagagagaaaaaagcGAGGAACAAAGTCAAGACAGGGAAATCTTGAGTGCGTAGCCGGAGGACGGGAGGTTTGGGGGAGAAGCTTTAGCGAGCTGTGATTGGTCAACTGAGACCGTTTCTGCTggagcgatgatgatgggggtACACCCCTGTAATTAACCTGCTGGGGATACGCCTTGGGCTTGAGGTGAGAGCAATCGTGGCTTTTGATATTTAACGGGTATTCATATATTTGTGTGGATAAACAGAGGCAGTTTTGTGAACTCTGGATAATTGGTATTGCTTAGATTTGTTTGGTACAGCGTTAATTTGTAAGTAACGTCTTCAGGGCTCAAAACATGCACATCAATACCCCAAAAGCAAGCTTTCAATCACAGGCTGGGGACAAGGTACTCGGTACAGCTGCGGCGTTATAGAGACCACCACCTGTTCGTAACACGACCAAGCTCCAACAATAACATTACTTGACATGTATAAATTTAAATACGGTGAGAACGTGTGGCCTTCCAGCATGAGCCATTGTAATTGCTATAAGTTCCCAGTTATAAGCATCGCTATCATCCCAGGTCTTCAATCCTTCATCTATATACATCACCGATATACAGATACCTAGGGTAGTTCGCAACTtgtctcaacaacagccGTATCCGGAACATGCCCGTTTCGCCTCATCTCACTATACTCCAGGATGCTATAACCGTACTTGGCCGAAGCCAATGGCGGAAGGTCAGCTTACAACTGCCATAACGCAACGGAGTTTGTTCGGTCGCCAGGACCGAGGTTCAGAGAGTTGGGATGCCACCGGCCCCTTTGATCCGGTATATCCCCGCCGGTTCAACAATTCAAGAATAACTCTCTTAGCATTTCATCTGTTGCAGAAAAACGGCCACACCTCGGTCTGCATACAACTGGCCTCCTCGTTTGTCCTTTCACGGCTAGCAACACTCGTGCAAGGAACGACTATCGGTAGTTAGTATCGCTGCACGAGTGTCTTCGTTCTGTTATATCCTATTCGAGTAGTAGTGACATGGCACCCTCGTAACTCAACGCTTGCGCCCACGTGTAGGTGTGTTAATAGCCGGCATTAGCACGTTAGCCTCCATCTTTCCGCTCTCCTACAGATGTCCCGAAGCCAAGTCTAGAGTCTATAGTGATGGCATCATCATATACAATTTCGTATTGGACCCTGCTTCTTCAATGGTTCTTCCCTCAATATGTACATCCTTATTACCGTACTCCGGTTCGCACCGAGGCCCAAGTGGGCGGCAATCTCACCAGAATCGAGTCGCTTACCATAAGTGGAAGATCTGGCCACGCTATGCCGGATTCAGCAAATAAGTGTTGGCCTGATACTTGAATTTGACTCCTTAAAAGACACCATCGTCTTGCTTATTGTGAGTTTGCCTGTATATGTAATTCCCTAGGATGATGACCTAGGTAGGTCACTATCCATCTAACCAAATGTAGCATCAGATTTGGTACTGTAACACAGGTCGATTCAACCGTTCATCTGCCTATGATGTCAGTAGTACAATCAACAAAAAAAGCAACGCTGCTCTCTCTGTTTATTCACTAGTCCAAATTTGAAGATTCTTGCTTTTCTTTGTTCAGGGGCCTGTGCTTTCAATTCTCTTGGTCACGATGCCGCTTAGTTCATGACATGTGGCTGAATGGCTGACTGTGGCTGCTTCCACGTGATATGGCACTGCAAGGCTTCAGCCTGAAGTCTCCAAGGTGCCTGGCCCAATCGGGAGCTAAGCTTCCCCAAGAAGG encodes the following:
- a CDS encoding adenylate kinase 1, with protein sequence MGFIEDELKQLKDVISTIDTRIKKLEARATGGPVSTEEIRMILIGPPGAGKGTQAPKIKERFSCCHLATGDMLRSQVAKKTPLGVEAKKIMDAGGLVSDDIMIGMIKEELNSNKECQGGFILDGFPRTVPQAESLDAMLTERNQKLQHAVELQIDDSLLVARITGRLVHPASGRSYHTTFNPPKEYMKDDITGEPLIQRSDDNAEALKKRLVTYHKQTAPVVGYYKKTGIWSGLDASQEPGQVWKNMLKVLNEKRA
- a CDS encoding adenylate kinase 1 — protein: MLRSQVAKKTPLGVEAKKIMDAGGLVSDDIMIGMIKEELNSNKECQGGFILDGFPRTVPQAESLDAMLTERNQKLQHAVELQIDDSLLVARITGRLVHPASGRSYHTTFNPPKEYMKDDITGEPLIQRSDDNAEALKKRLVTYHKQTAPVVGYYKKTGIWSGLDASQEPGQVWKNMLKVLNEKRA